Proteins co-encoded in one Populus trichocarpa isolate Nisqually-1 chromosome 10, P.trichocarpa_v4.1, whole genome shotgun sequence genomic window:
- the LOC18102611 gene encoding FIP1[III]-like protein isoform X2 has product MDDLTGDDFGDLYLDVVIQASSVINSLPNSSNLYTESESHQGNEGSDHNKVNQSEKEENLVSESKELNKEKLGVLEEVGDGSDSEDDLNIVLNDEDCKGFEVGRARNGNGNGGGGFEEEEGEGGGFVGAKNGVECSASGNGVKGIHHLPHLHYKNVRPYGSSFPSNKKGNESAGVASRSSSSARGNWEDNRCKQHKVNSGRVANFHATTNSVLSHGGYGYSLPWYRSILDVNIDAFEEKQWRYPGVDISNFFNFGFNEDSWKQYCMSLEQYGQQSYMHGAMSILHSSKSTQRKGRAIQVEDSTGERQPTMDLRRPRVWDSDVVIKINVQDSNDNSSQSSMEQSSHIDSNEPGASKRRDLNVDDKRDACSSGSASRDEPSAESLEGNLRCFQSMSVSNKMSPNTDNYEANQISNADGYHHQKENAHSSEGIAEKMETVDEEEEEIDRKECKSDQFLSEPELSLSDYSYFSPSLSYSDSDSEASRDNICHTLKDSPGPLRKPSLGTKLQESVTSNHKSPKRNGVIRTSGIQNCSSHKRPVWEERKDHNRRLHRVPEWRILPNNDSYTSPTLRDRSSLDCSRQIENLHDFDYRNGEDFSYSQQKDSSCGYNGKRCRDDHAQAVYKKQCHRKYNHSFKDEMIPQNRRDWNEKEFFHERSCRIDDQDTCKDLYGSGRGLFPEDVIPPTYWRTRHLVSKFNNHKEREILWKRKSGNIQFQKSTHSMRLLGHENEDDLMQENCGRSIPLANQKRFSLNEKCERRNFIGREGNPSSRRVKYGCDPRMDLNSSWNMETEEDYCDPLHQHFFSKYQRETYESNDGRWQEKLPSRSVMFNSRLTERYRRPKRRICIREGQDRGWDGSFNDTFDAEDGIIYPDDQVHLERRKYSRRSRVLKWKQDESILRHHVGDFYVERKPCFYGVTSTHEKIHAKHRSATGGVVVNGMDFSRHSYKMIREGSNARCVNRNPGRMYRRGHEKMVRRCCDPVDLNVGEVKKSMFKRMDLKFAKEPMCSKDFNESQTGIQTDVLETGGDDKEKWIGKSQVTEHNEKLNIEDGQIMAEESSMESKLAKKCAFKSVVPTCNAKNRNFLCENASSRNKNDGAVDSKRILDTIAKMEKRRERFKDPIAQKKELDKTSEPQVEVIIDTVPANQDRPARKRRWGGT; this is encoded by the exons ATGGATGATTTAACAGGTGATGATTTCGGTGATTTATACTTAGATGTTGTGATTCAAGCGAGTTCAGTTATCAATTCATTACCAAACTCCAGTAATTTATATACAGAATCAGAATCACATCAAGGAAATGAAGGCAGTGATCATAACAAAGTTAATCAAAGCGAAAAAGAAGAGAACCTGGTGTCGGAGTCCAAGGAATTAAACAAAGAGAAGTTGGGGGTTTTGGAGGAGGTTGGTGATGGGAGTGATAGTGAAGATGATCTGaatattgttttgaatgatGAGGATTGTAAAGGGTTTGAAGTTGGCAGAGCAAGGAACGGTAATGGTAATGGCGGTGGCGGTTTCGAGGAGGAAGAAGGGGAGGGTGGTGGTTTTGTTGGTGCTAAAAATGGAGTAGAATGTAGTGCTAGTGGGAATGGAGTAAAGGGTATTCATCACTTGCCGCATTTGCATTATAAG AATGTAAGACCTTATGGATCATCATTTCCGAGCAATAAAAAAGGCAATGAATCTGCTGGGGTGGCATCTCGTTCTTCTAGCTCTGCTAGAGGTAATTGGGAAGATAACAGGTGCAAGCAACACAAGGTAAATTCAGGCCGGGTTGCTAATTTTCATGCTACAACCAATTCAGTACTATCTCATGGTGGATATGGTTACTCACTTCCATGGTATAG GAGTATACTAGATGTAAATATTGACGCATTTGAAGAAAAGCAATGGAGGTATCCTGGAGTTGATatatccaatttcttcaattttggttTCAATGAGGATAGCTGGAAACAGTACTGCATGTCATTG GAGCAATATGGGCAACAGTCTTACATGCATGGTGCAATGTCAATTCTTCATTCTTCAAAATCTACCCAG CGAAAAGGCAGAGCAATTCAGGTTGAAGACAGCACTGGTGAACGTCAACCAACCATGGATCTAAGGCGTCCACGTGTTTGGGATTCTGATGTTGTTATAAAG ATCAATGTGCAGGACTCCAATGACAATTCCTCTCAGTCCAGCATGGAGCAATCAAGCCATATAGATAGCAATGAACCCGGAGCATCAAAAAGAAGGGATTTAAATGTTGATGATAAAAGAGATGCCTGCTCTTCTGGTAGTGCCAGTAGAGATGAACCCTCTGCGGAGTCTCTGGAAGGAAATCTCAG GTGTTTCCAGTCAATGTCGGTGTCCAATAAAATGTCTCCGAATACTGATAATTATGAAGCCAACCAGATTTCTAATGCGGATGGGTATCACCATCAAAAGGAAAATGCCCATTCTTCAGAAGGCATTGCTGAAAAAATGGAAACTGTAgacgaggaagaggaagaaattgacAGGAAGGAGTGCAAGTCAGATCAATTTCTGAGCGAGCCAGAACTATCACTGAGTGATTACAGTTATTTTAGCCCAAGTCTATCCTACTCTGACAGTGATTCTGAAGCATCCAGAGACAATATCTGTCATACTCTCAAAGATTCTCCTGGTCCCTTAAGAAAGCCATCTTTGGGCACCAAGTTACAGGAATCTGTTACGTCTAACCATAAGAGCCCTAAAAGAAATGGTGTTATAAGAACATCAGGTATCCAAAATTGTTCAAGTCATAAAAGACCTGTTTGGGAGGAAAGGAAGGATCACAATCGGAGACTCCATAGAGTTCCTGAATGGAGGATCCTTCCTAATAATGATAGCTATACCTCTCCCACACTTAGGGATCGCTCATCCCTTGATTGTAGCAGACAGATTGAAAATCTGCATGATTTTGATTATCGAAATGGAGAAGATTTCTCTTATAGTCAGCAGAAAGACTCTTCTTGTGGTTACAATGGTAAAAGGTGCAGGGATGACCATGCTCAGGCTGTTTACAAAAAACAGTGTCATAGAAAATATAATCACAGCTTTAAAGATGAGATGATTCCACAGAACAGAAGGGATTGGAATGAGAAGGAATTTTTCCATGAACGAAGCTGTAGAATAGATGATCAAGATACGTGCAAAGATTTGTATGGTTCTGGAAGAGGACTCTTTCCGGAGGACGTGATTCCTCCCACTTATTGGAGGACAAGACATTTGGTTTCCAAGTTCAACAAtcacaaagagagagaaattctATGGAAAAGGAAGAGTGGAAACATCCAATTTCAGAAGAGCACTCACAGTATGCGCTTGCTTGGTCATGAAAATGAAGATGACTTAATGCAAGAAAATTGTGGAAGATCTATTCCACTGGCCAACCAGAAAAGGTTTTCTTTGAATGAAAAATGTGAAAGGCGCAACTTTATTGGGAGAGAAGGGAATCCTTCCAGTAGAAGGGTTAAATATGGCTGTGATCCCCGTATGGATTTGAATAGTTCATGGAACATGGAAACTGAAGAAGATTATTGTGATCCACTTCATCAACATTTTTTCTCCAAGTATCAGAGGGAAACTTATGAATCCAATGATGGAAGGTGGCAGGAGAAGTTGCCGTCAAGAAGTGTTATGTTCAACTCCAGATTAACTGAAAGATATAGGAGACCAAAGAGACGAATATGCATCAGGGAAGGCCAGGATCGTGGTTGGGATGGTAGTTTTAACGATACCTTTGATGCTGAAGATGGTATCATTTATCCTGACGATCAGGTTCATTTGGAGAGGAGAAAATATAGCAGGAGATCTAGAGTACTTAAGTGGAAACAGGATGAATCTATTTTAAGGCATCATGTTGGcgatttttatgttgaaaggaAACCATGTTTCTATGGAGTAACTTCaacacatgaaaaaattcaTGCTAAACATAGATCTGCCACTGGTGGGGTGGTGGTTAATGGTATGGATTTTAGCCGGCATAGCTACAAAATGATCAGAGAAGGAAGTAATGCTAGGTGTGTCAATAGAAATCCTGGTAGGATGTATAGAAGGGGGCATGAGAAGATGGTCAGGAGGTGCTGTGATCCAGTTGACTTGAATGTTGGAGAAGTAAAG AAAAGTATGTTTAAAAGGATGGATCTGAAGTTTGCCAAGGAGCCAATGTGTTCGAAGGATTTCAATGAATCCCAGACAGGAATCCAAACTGATGTTCTTGAAACCGGAGGCGATGATAAAGAGAAATGGATCGGTAAATCTCAAGTTACTGAGCACAATGAAAAATTGAACATTGAAGACGGCCAGATAATGGCAGAAGAATCAAGCATGGAAAGCAAGTTGGCAAAAAAATGTGCTTTTAAAAGTGTGGTTCCAACTTGCAATGCGAAGAATAGAAATTTTCTCTGTGAAAATGCTTCCAGTAGAAACAAGAATGATGGGGCAGTTGACAGTAAACGGATACTGGACACGATAGCAAAGATGGAAAAACGTAGGGAGCGCTTTAAGGATCCAATTGCACAGAAAAAGGAACTGGACAAGACTTCCGAACCCCAAGTCGAAGTCATAATCGATACAGTTCCAGCTAACCAAGATAGGCCAGCCAGAAAAAGACGATGGGGTGGAACTTAG
- the LOC18102611 gene encoding FIP1[V]-like protein isoform X1, with the protein MDDLTGDDFGDLYLDVVIQASSVINSLPNSSNLYTESESHQGNEGSDHNKVNQSEKEENLVSESKELNKEKLGVLEEVGDGSDSEDDLNIVLNDEDCKGFEVGRARNGNGNGGGGFEEEEGEGGGFVGAKNGVECSASGNGVKGIHHLPHLHYKNVRPYGSSFPSNKKGNESAGVASRSSSSARGNWEDNRCKQHKVNSGRVANFHATTNSVLSHGGYGYSLPWYRSILDVNIDAFEEKQWRYPGVDISNFFNFGFNEDSWKQYCMSLEQYGQQSYMHGAMSILHSSKSTQAYEFRPEQNSIAIADHISQVDSSSEYADRGGKQLGLRKGRAIQVEDSTGERQPTMDLRRPRVWDSDVVIKINVQDSNDNSSQSSMEQSSHIDSNEPGASKRRDLNVDDKRDACSSGSASRDEPSAESLEGNLRCFQSMSVSNKMSPNTDNYEANQISNADGYHHQKENAHSSEGIAEKMETVDEEEEEIDRKECKSDQFLSEPELSLSDYSYFSPSLSYSDSDSEASRDNICHTLKDSPGPLRKPSLGTKLQESVTSNHKSPKRNGVIRTSGIQNCSSHKRPVWEERKDHNRRLHRVPEWRILPNNDSYTSPTLRDRSSLDCSRQIENLHDFDYRNGEDFSYSQQKDSSCGYNGKRCRDDHAQAVYKKQCHRKYNHSFKDEMIPQNRRDWNEKEFFHERSCRIDDQDTCKDLYGSGRGLFPEDVIPPTYWRTRHLVSKFNNHKEREILWKRKSGNIQFQKSTHSMRLLGHENEDDLMQENCGRSIPLANQKRFSLNEKCERRNFIGREGNPSSRRVKYGCDPRMDLNSSWNMETEEDYCDPLHQHFFSKYQRETYESNDGRWQEKLPSRSVMFNSRLTERYRRPKRRICIREGQDRGWDGSFNDTFDAEDGIIYPDDQVHLERRKYSRRSRVLKWKQDESILRHHVGDFYVERKPCFYGVTSTHEKIHAKHRSATGGVVVNGMDFSRHSYKMIREGSNARCVNRNPGRMYRRGHEKMVRRCCDPVDLNVGEVKKSMFKRMDLKFAKEPMCSKDFNESQTGIQTDVLETGGDDKEKWIGKSQVTEHNEKLNIEDGQIMAEESSMESKLAKKCAFKSVVPTCNAKNRNFLCENASSRNKNDGAVDSKRILDTIAKMEKRRERFKDPIAQKKELDKTSEPQVEVIIDTVPANQDRPARKRRWGGT; encoded by the exons ATGGATGATTTAACAGGTGATGATTTCGGTGATTTATACTTAGATGTTGTGATTCAAGCGAGTTCAGTTATCAATTCATTACCAAACTCCAGTAATTTATATACAGAATCAGAATCACATCAAGGAAATGAAGGCAGTGATCATAACAAAGTTAATCAAAGCGAAAAAGAAGAGAACCTGGTGTCGGAGTCCAAGGAATTAAACAAAGAGAAGTTGGGGGTTTTGGAGGAGGTTGGTGATGGGAGTGATAGTGAAGATGATCTGaatattgttttgaatgatGAGGATTGTAAAGGGTTTGAAGTTGGCAGAGCAAGGAACGGTAATGGTAATGGCGGTGGCGGTTTCGAGGAGGAAGAAGGGGAGGGTGGTGGTTTTGTTGGTGCTAAAAATGGAGTAGAATGTAGTGCTAGTGGGAATGGAGTAAAGGGTATTCATCACTTGCCGCATTTGCATTATAAG AATGTAAGACCTTATGGATCATCATTTCCGAGCAATAAAAAAGGCAATGAATCTGCTGGGGTGGCATCTCGTTCTTCTAGCTCTGCTAGAGGTAATTGGGAAGATAACAGGTGCAAGCAACACAAGGTAAATTCAGGCCGGGTTGCTAATTTTCATGCTACAACCAATTCAGTACTATCTCATGGTGGATATGGTTACTCACTTCCATGGTATAG GAGTATACTAGATGTAAATATTGACGCATTTGAAGAAAAGCAATGGAGGTATCCTGGAGTTGATatatccaatttcttcaattttggttTCAATGAGGATAGCTGGAAACAGTACTGCATGTCATTG GAGCAATATGGGCAACAGTCTTACATGCATGGTGCAATGTCAATTCTTCATTCTTCAAAATCTACCCAG GCTTATGAATTCAGACCTGAGCAGAATAGTATAGCTATAGCTGACCATATTAGTCAAGTTGATTCTTCATCAGAATATGCTGATAGGGGAGGGAAGCAGCTGGGATTG CGAAAAGGCAGAGCAATTCAGGTTGAAGACAGCACTGGTGAACGTCAACCAACCATGGATCTAAGGCGTCCACGTGTTTGGGATTCTGATGTTGTTATAAAG ATCAATGTGCAGGACTCCAATGACAATTCCTCTCAGTCCAGCATGGAGCAATCAAGCCATATAGATAGCAATGAACCCGGAGCATCAAAAAGAAGGGATTTAAATGTTGATGATAAAAGAGATGCCTGCTCTTCTGGTAGTGCCAGTAGAGATGAACCCTCTGCGGAGTCTCTGGAAGGAAATCTCAG GTGTTTCCAGTCAATGTCGGTGTCCAATAAAATGTCTCCGAATACTGATAATTATGAAGCCAACCAGATTTCTAATGCGGATGGGTATCACCATCAAAAGGAAAATGCCCATTCTTCAGAAGGCATTGCTGAAAAAATGGAAACTGTAgacgaggaagaggaagaaattgacAGGAAGGAGTGCAAGTCAGATCAATTTCTGAGCGAGCCAGAACTATCACTGAGTGATTACAGTTATTTTAGCCCAAGTCTATCCTACTCTGACAGTGATTCTGAAGCATCCAGAGACAATATCTGTCATACTCTCAAAGATTCTCCTGGTCCCTTAAGAAAGCCATCTTTGGGCACCAAGTTACAGGAATCTGTTACGTCTAACCATAAGAGCCCTAAAAGAAATGGTGTTATAAGAACATCAGGTATCCAAAATTGTTCAAGTCATAAAAGACCTGTTTGGGAGGAAAGGAAGGATCACAATCGGAGACTCCATAGAGTTCCTGAATGGAGGATCCTTCCTAATAATGATAGCTATACCTCTCCCACACTTAGGGATCGCTCATCCCTTGATTGTAGCAGACAGATTGAAAATCTGCATGATTTTGATTATCGAAATGGAGAAGATTTCTCTTATAGTCAGCAGAAAGACTCTTCTTGTGGTTACAATGGTAAAAGGTGCAGGGATGACCATGCTCAGGCTGTTTACAAAAAACAGTGTCATAGAAAATATAATCACAGCTTTAAAGATGAGATGATTCCACAGAACAGAAGGGATTGGAATGAGAAGGAATTTTTCCATGAACGAAGCTGTAGAATAGATGATCAAGATACGTGCAAAGATTTGTATGGTTCTGGAAGAGGACTCTTTCCGGAGGACGTGATTCCTCCCACTTATTGGAGGACAAGACATTTGGTTTCCAAGTTCAACAAtcacaaagagagagaaattctATGGAAAAGGAAGAGTGGAAACATCCAATTTCAGAAGAGCACTCACAGTATGCGCTTGCTTGGTCATGAAAATGAAGATGACTTAATGCAAGAAAATTGTGGAAGATCTATTCCACTGGCCAACCAGAAAAGGTTTTCTTTGAATGAAAAATGTGAAAGGCGCAACTTTATTGGGAGAGAAGGGAATCCTTCCAGTAGAAGGGTTAAATATGGCTGTGATCCCCGTATGGATTTGAATAGTTCATGGAACATGGAAACTGAAGAAGATTATTGTGATCCACTTCATCAACATTTTTTCTCCAAGTATCAGAGGGAAACTTATGAATCCAATGATGGAAGGTGGCAGGAGAAGTTGCCGTCAAGAAGTGTTATGTTCAACTCCAGATTAACTGAAAGATATAGGAGACCAAAGAGACGAATATGCATCAGGGAAGGCCAGGATCGTGGTTGGGATGGTAGTTTTAACGATACCTTTGATGCTGAAGATGGTATCATTTATCCTGACGATCAGGTTCATTTGGAGAGGAGAAAATATAGCAGGAGATCTAGAGTACTTAAGTGGAAACAGGATGAATCTATTTTAAGGCATCATGTTGGcgatttttatgttgaaaggaAACCATGTTTCTATGGAGTAACTTCaacacatgaaaaaattcaTGCTAAACATAGATCTGCCACTGGTGGGGTGGTGGTTAATGGTATGGATTTTAGCCGGCATAGCTACAAAATGATCAGAGAAGGAAGTAATGCTAGGTGTGTCAATAGAAATCCTGGTAGGATGTATAGAAGGGGGCATGAGAAGATGGTCAGGAGGTGCTGTGATCCAGTTGACTTGAATGTTGGAGAAGTAAAG AAAAGTATGTTTAAAAGGATGGATCTGAAGTTTGCCAAGGAGCCAATGTGTTCGAAGGATTTCAATGAATCCCAGACAGGAATCCAAACTGATGTTCTTGAAACCGGAGGCGATGATAAAGAGAAATGGATCGGTAAATCTCAAGTTACTGAGCACAATGAAAAATTGAACATTGAAGACGGCCAGATAATGGCAGAAGAATCAAGCATGGAAAGCAAGTTGGCAAAAAAATGTGCTTTTAAAAGTGTGGTTCCAACTTGCAATGCGAAGAATAGAAATTTTCTCTGTGAAAATGCTTCCAGTAGAAACAAGAATGATGGGGCAGTTGACAGTAAACGGATACTGGACACGATAGCAAAGATGGAAAAACGTAGGGAGCGCTTTAAGGATCCAATTGCACAGAAAAAGGAACTGGACAAGACTTCCGAACCCCAAGTCGAAGTCATAATCGATACAGTTCCAGCTAACCAAGATAGGCCAGCCAGAAAAAGACGATGGGGTGGAACTTAG
- the LOC7485823 gene encoding LEAF RUST 10 DISEASE-RESISTANCE LOCUS RECEPTOR-LIKE PROTEIN KINASE-like 1.2 isoform X1: protein MASLARLPSILFLVFLYTSINGDSSDQSPITACPSFDCGGNGITISYPFWHQSQQFEHCGYPGFNISCSDQNPMIYLSNDLYPITNINHSSKSLTLHHTKIRRADCPKAPHDTITVNSTPSLFNSTLGNKMLHFFYNCTLYPPSLPHIACLQYGIKQSYVFLEGATPEFDWHRYCESVVSALVSDEAVSGDLVQGFGRALQGGFKLTWKQLDGECQSCEASGGFCGYNNGLHENFFCICTNRRHSTNCYDQGALTTVRPEPNYIYVAIGALIFGGSVIAATVFYFTQKKKVGSYKPV from the exons ATGGCCTCTCTAGCTCGTCTTCCTTCTATTCTCTTCCTTGTCTTCCTCTACACCTCCATCAATGGTGACTCTAGTGATCAATCACCAATCACAGCATGCCCTTCCTTTGACTGCGGTGGTAATGGCATCACAATTAGCTACCCCTTTTGGCACCAAAGTCAACAGTTTGAGCACTGTGGATACCCAGGCTTCAATATCTCCTGCAGTGACCAAAATCCAATGATCTATCTCTCTAATGATCTTTATCCTATTACAAACATCAACCACTCCAGTAAATCTCTCACCCTTCACCATACCAAAATAAGACGAGCAGATTGTCCAAAAGCACCCCATGATACTATCACAGTAAATAGCACTCCTTCACTGTTCAATTCTACGCTAGGCAATAAAATGCTGCATTTCTTTTATAATTGCACACTGTATCCACCTTCACTTCCACATATAGCATGTTTACAGTATGGTATTAAGCAGTCATATGTGTTCTTGGAGGGAGCAACACCAGAATTTGATTGGCATAGATATTGCGAGTCAGTTGTGAGTGCCCTGGTGAGTGACGAGGCAGTTTCTGGAGACTTGGTTCAGGGTTTTGGTCGGGCATTGCAAGGTGGTTTCAAGTTGACTTGGAAGCAACTAGATGGAGAATGTCAATCTTGTGAGGCTAGTGGTGGATTCTGTGGTTATAACAATGGTCTACACGAGAATTTCTTTTGCATTTGTACCAACAGGAGGCATTCAACGAACTGTTATGACCAGG GTGCACTAACTACAGTCAGACCAGAACCTAATTACATATATGTTGCCATAG GTGCATTGATTTTTGGTGGTTCTGTTATTGCAGCAACTGTGTTTTACTTCACTCAGAAGAAGAAAGTTGGTTCATACAAACCAGTTTGA
- the LOC7485823 gene encoding LEAF RUST 10 DISEASE-RESISTANCE LOCUS RECEPTOR-LIKE PROTEIN KINASE-like 1.2 isoform X2 has product MASLARLPSILFLVFLYTSINGDSSDQSPITACPSFDCGGNGITISYPFWHQSQQFEHCGYPGFNISCSDQNPMIYLSNDLYPITNINHSSKSLTLHHTKIRRADCPKAPHDTITVNSTPSLFNSTLGNKMLHFFYNCTLYPPSLPHIACLQYGIKQSYVFLEGATPEFDWHRYCESVVSALVSDEAVSGDLVQGFGRALQGGFKLTWKQLDGECQSCEASGGFCGYNNGLHENFFCICTNRRHSTNCYDQGALTTVRPEPNYIYVAIATVFYFTQKKKVGSYKPV; this is encoded by the exons ATGGCCTCTCTAGCTCGTCTTCCTTCTATTCTCTTCCTTGTCTTCCTCTACACCTCCATCAATGGTGACTCTAGTGATCAATCACCAATCACAGCATGCCCTTCCTTTGACTGCGGTGGTAATGGCATCACAATTAGCTACCCCTTTTGGCACCAAAGTCAACAGTTTGAGCACTGTGGATACCCAGGCTTCAATATCTCCTGCAGTGACCAAAATCCAATGATCTATCTCTCTAATGATCTTTATCCTATTACAAACATCAACCACTCCAGTAAATCTCTCACCCTTCACCATACCAAAATAAGACGAGCAGATTGTCCAAAAGCACCCCATGATACTATCACAGTAAATAGCACTCCTTCACTGTTCAATTCTACGCTAGGCAATAAAATGCTGCATTTCTTTTATAATTGCACACTGTATCCACCTTCACTTCCACATATAGCATGTTTACAGTATGGTATTAAGCAGTCATATGTGTTCTTGGAGGGAGCAACACCAGAATTTGATTGGCATAGATATTGCGAGTCAGTTGTGAGTGCCCTGGTGAGTGACGAGGCAGTTTCTGGAGACTTGGTTCAGGGTTTTGGTCGGGCATTGCAAGGTGGTTTCAAGTTGACTTGGAAGCAACTAGATGGAGAATGTCAATCTTGTGAGGCTAGTGGTGGATTCTGTGGTTATAACAATGGTCTACACGAGAATTTCTTTTGCATTTGTACCAACAGGAGGCATTCAACGAACTGTTATGACCAGG GTGCACTAACTACAGTCAGACCAGAACCTAATTACATATATGTTGCCATAG CAACTGTGTTTTACTTCACTCAGAAGAAGAAAGTTGGTTCATACAAACCAGTTTGA